In the genome of Maridesulfovibrio bastinii DSM 16055, the window GGCGGCAAAGACGAAGCCACTGACAAGCAATCCATGACTATCAAAAGCAAAGATACCGTTTCGATATCTGAGGAAGCCAAAAGTCTCTCCAAGGCTCTGGATGGAACCGGGGCTCTTGGTCAGGACAACGACTCATCCGATAATAAAGAAGCGCTGATTAAAAATCTTGAAAAACAGATTAAACAACTTCAGAAAGAAATTGAAAATATAAAACAGCAGAACCTGCCTGAAGAAGAAAAACAAAAACAAATTCAGTTAAAACAGCAGGAACTGAGCCAGATGCAGAGTGAACTTGCCGAAATACGTGAACAAATGTCTCAATCTTCAGGATCAGACATCATGGGGGGAACTTCGGCAAACGGATTCGCTAATTCGCTGACCTGATTAACAGTCTCAGCTCCTGATTAAATTAATGTGAACTGCCCACGGTGAAAACACCGTGGGCAGTTCTTTTTTCTTCTCCATAATGGCTGAATAAACCAGCTCTATACTGCCAAACCTCAAGGGTCACAGCTTTGACAAGTTCAATTAAACAAATTAATCACCTAAACAATATCAAAATTTGGAGGATTCAAGATGAATTTAAGAGAACATATCCGCGATATACCTGACTTTCCCAAAGAAGGAATTGTCTACTTTGACATAACCCCCCTTCTTGGTGACGCGGATGCTTTTAAATATACTATAGATCAAATGGCTGAAAAATTCAGTTCGTTCAATCCAGACAAAATAGCAGCTGCTGAGGCTCGCGGATTTATTTTCGGTGCTCCACTCGCATACAAAATGGGCATCGGATTTGTACCCATAAGAAAACCCGGCAAACTGCCCTATGAAACAATCTCTGTTGATTATGATCTTGAATATGGAACTGACACCCTTTGCATGCATGTCGATGCGATTAAGGAAGGAGAACGTGTTCTTCTGATTGATGATGTTCTGGCTACAGGCGGAACAGCACAGGGTATGGTCAGCCTTATTGAAAAAGCCGGTGGCAAACTTGCAGGAATCGGATTCCTTGTTGAACTCAACTTCCTTGAAGGACAAAAGAAACTCAACGGCGTATCACATAAGACACTGGTTGAAATATAAGCGGAGACAATCATGGCTGTAGTAGGCATTATCGGTGGAAGCGGACTGGATAATCCTGATATACTCAAAGATTCCAAAGACCGTATCTGTGAAAACAAATGGGGTTCTCCAAGCTCTCCTGTAAAATCAGGTACAATTGCCGGGCAGAAAGTCCACATAATAGGAAGGCATGGCAGAGAGCACACCATTCCACCTACTTTTGTTAACAACAGAGCCAATATTCAAGCTCTTAAAGACCTTGGATGTGATTGCATACTGGCAACAACTGCGGTTGGTTCACTTCGTGAAGAAATAAATCGGGGCCATCTTGTAATAATGGACCAGTTTATTGACTTCACAAGACATCGTCCAATTACATTCCATGAAAGCTTTGCTCCGGGAGCACCGGTTCATACACCAATGGCTGAACCATTTGCTGCGGATTTAAGAAAAACGCTCATTCAGTCATGTCTGAAAAACAATATCACCAAACATGACAGCGGTACTGTCATTACAATTGAGGGTCCAAGATTTTCCACAAGAGCTGAATCAATGATGTTCCGTTCATGGGGGGCAGACATTATCAACATGAGCACAGCCCCTGAGGTCATTCTGGCGAACGAAGCAGGAATCCCTTATGCAGCGGTGGCAATGTCTACGGACTATGATTGCTGGAAAACAGACGAAGCCCCTGTCACCTGGGAAGATATCCTTACTATCTTCAATAAAAATGCAGAAAATGTCACATCTGTACTTATTG includes:
- a CDS encoding adenine phosphoribosyltransferase gives rise to the protein MNLREHIRDIPDFPKEGIVYFDITPLLGDADAFKYTIDQMAEKFSSFNPDKIAAAEARGFIFGAPLAYKMGIGFVPIRKPGKLPYETISVDYDLEYGTDTLCMHVDAIKEGERVLLIDDVLATGGTAQGMVSLIEKAGGKLAGIGFLVELNFLEGQKKLNGVSHKTLVEI
- the mtnP gene encoding S-methyl-5'-thioadenosine phosphorylase, coding for MAVVGIIGGSGLDNPDILKDSKDRICENKWGSPSSPVKSGTIAGQKVHIIGRHGREHTIPPTFVNNRANIQALKDLGCDCILATTAVGSLREEINRGHLVIMDQFIDFTRHRPITFHESFAPGAPVHTPMAEPFAADLRKTLIQSCLKNNITKHDSGTVITIEGPRFSTRAESMMFRSWGADIINMSTAPEVILANEAGIPYAAVAMSTDYDCWKTDEAPVTWEDILTIFNKNAENVTSVLIEAIAKIGNKN